A window of Candidatus Krumholzibacteriia bacterium contains these coding sequences:
- a CDS encoding succinate dehydrogenase/fumarate reductase iron-sulfur subunit encodes MSKNTMSLNLKIWRQAGPDVKGGLVDYRMDDLDRNMSFLEMLDLLNEQIVREGGEAIEFDSDCREGICGTCGLNIQGVAHGPKGGVTTCEIRVRHFPDGGTVVVEPWRARPFPVIKDLVVDRKSFDRIQQAGGFVSGNVGSAPDANAVPIAKEMADRAMDAASCVGCGACVAACPNASASLFVSARISQFAFLPQGEPERLRRALAMVGQMDKEGFGACSNHGECEAVCPKSISIEHIAKMRREFFKAALTQG; translated from the coding sequence ATGAGCAAGAACACCATGTCGCTGAACCTGAAGATCTGGCGCCAGGCGGGACCCGATGTAAAGGGTGGTCTGGTGGATTACCGGATGGACGACCTCGACCGGAACATGTCCTTTCTGGAAATGCTCGACCTTCTGAATGAGCAGATTGTACGGGAAGGAGGAGAGGCCATTGAGTTCGACAGCGATTGCCGGGAGGGAATCTGTGGAACCTGTGGTCTGAACATTCAGGGTGTGGCACACGGGCCGAAGGGAGGGGTCACGACCTGTGAAATCCGGGTTCGGCATTTCCCCGATGGAGGAACGGTGGTTGTGGAGCCCTGGCGCGCGCGCCCCTTCCCGGTCATCAAGGACCTTGTCGTGGATCGCAAGTCTTTCGACAGAATACAGCAGGCGGGGGGCTTCGTTTCCGGCAATGTTGGATCCGCTCCCGACGCGAATGCGGTTCCCATTGCCAAGGAAATGGCTGACCGGGCCATGGATGCAGCATCCTGTGTGGGATGCGGTGCTTGTGTTGCGGCCTGCCCCAATGCCTCCGCCTCTCTTTTTGTGAGCGCAAGGATTTCACAGTTTGCCTTCCTCCCCCAGGGAGAGCCGGAGCGTCTGCGTCGCGCACTGGCGATGGTCGGGCAAATGGATAAAGAAGGCTTCGGTGCCTGTTCCAATCATGGGGAATGCGAGGCGGTTTGTCCGAAGTCGATTTCCATCGAACACATTGCCAAGATGAGGCGCGAGTTCTTCAAGGCCGCACTCACCCAGGGCTAG